The Candidatus Hydrogenedentota bacterium DNA window TACTGGGCAGGGCGATCAATTCATCTTTGACTTGTTTCGCATAATCTTGCAGCGCCGCGGTGGACAGATCTGGGCAGGTCACCGCAAGGAGCAACGCTTGGACGCGAATCAAAAATTCTTCCACAACCGGCCGTTCCGCATCGGGCGGAAAGGTGGTTATCGTGTCCACCGCTGTACGCACTTCATCTTTGACTTTATCGATGTCAAAGCCTTCCAAGATCTCAATATTTGCGATGCAAAAGTGTTCATTGGAGAGGGTGTGATAATTTTTGATGCCTTCCACGCCCTCTATGGCTTCTTCAATCTTGCAGCTGATCGCCTCTTCAACTTCAGCGGGATCAGCTCCGGGCCAGAAGACAGTCACCCGAATGGTATCCATGCGGATGTCGGGGAAGGTCTCGCGGGGCAAATATTTTAGTGCCCAAAAACCGCAGACGACGGCAAAGAGCACCATAATATTGGCGTAAACGCGATTCTTTACAAAGATGGTAAAGAATTGTTTCATGAGGCCTCATTTGCTCGGGATGATGGTGAAAGTGAATTGGCGTCTTCAGTAGGCGCGGCTTTGGCAGTGTCCGCTGACGCATCAGAATGATCAGCGGGCAACTCGTACTTCAACAGGATGCCCGGCATGGGATCCACCAAGCGCGTCAACACTGCCAGATCACCGGGAGCCAATCCGGAATCAACGAAGCTTTCCTTATTTTGGTTGCGAAGTATATTCACCTTCACCGGGCGCAGACGATTATCTACCGCCGTATATGCCATACCTTCATAGGTAACAGACCATTCAGGAAGACGATAGACGGATGTCATAGTCGTGCCGGTGATGTCAACACTGCAAAACATACCTTCGACCAGCGGTAAGGAAGCGTGTTCTGTCTCTTCTGTATTGGGCGCTACACTAATCGCCACCGTAACGGTGCGGGTCATGGGATCAAAGCGTTCCACGCGCGCCAACGTGCCTGCCCAAGACACAGACGGATCTTCGGTCCAACGCAGCACACAAGGCGCGGGGGCGAGGGGCCGAAACCAATTGGGCGATTCACGGGTATCCGCCTCAAGGAAAGGCAGCCACCGCCGTGCATCTTGGCTGTCAACGGGCACCGACACTTCAAGGGCGCTGTCATCTGCCAACAGCAAGATAATGAGCCCGGGCGCTACGGCCTGACCTACCTCAATTTGTTTGTGTTGAACCCGTGCATTAAAGGGCGCAAATTCTTCAGTTCGTTCCAGACTTAAATCCACCATTTCCAAAGCGGATTTACCTGCACGTAAGGCGGCTTCTGCTTCTTTAATACGCAGTGGATATAGATTGATCGCTTGTTCCACTTGATCAAAAGCATCCTGTGCTTTGCGATAATTGATCTCAGACAAATTGACCATGCTTTCCGAACCCACGTCGTCTTGTTGGAGCAGGGTCTTGTCACGATTGAATTCTTCCAAGGCGATATCGCGCGCCCGTTTGATGGTTTGCAGTCGGTTCTTATCGCTGGCATATTGTTCGTTCAGCGCCTTGACCATGATTTCGAGCCGCTCAATTTGTGCTTGACCCTGTGCCTGAGCCGCCAAATAATCCCGTTGATCAATGCGATAGAGCAGCTCACCTTTGGGGATTACATTGCCCACTTCCAGCTTAGGATGCAGATAAACCGTTTCGCCGGCTACTTTCGGCGTGACCGCCAAGGATTCCGCTGCGTGTACTTCGCCATAGCCGGAAATAATAACGGGCACATTTTCAGGGTAGACCGCCTTCACTTCCACTGTCACTTCTGCAGGCGGTAAATCGGCTTGCAGCGGTGGTTCGCGTAGGGACCGCAGATAAAGCAGCCCCCACAATCCCAAGCAAAGAATTAAAATACTGAGCACTAAATTGGCGAGGAATCGTTTCTTGCCGTGTTTTCGCGGGGTTGACCCGCTAAAGTCATCTGAACGATCGTTGTTTATGCTATTCGTCACGGTAGTTGTGCCTTGCTTTTTTCTCACCCAAAGAAGACAGGACTGCGCGCTTTGTCGTGCTCCATATAATCTGCTGAATCCGTATCAACGCATGCCTGCCGTTTCTTGCCGTTGTTAAAGGATTGGGAGCCTTTGCCGCATACATTCCCTACCATATAGTTGTTGCGCTTCCTATCTCCTCCAAATACAATCCTTCAAGGATCATTGTTATTGGCGACCCTATTATCACACTATCCCAAAATATAAGTCAACTGTAGGCGTCGTCCTTGTGAAGAACGATTCCACCCGATTTATCTTTCATTGCAGACCTTTAAAAAAGAAGGGTTTATCTTGCCTGTTTCGCGTCGCGGGAATGTTTGAAACAAGGGATTATTTCTAATGTCACGAGAAAAAACGGGCTCTGTCCACATTCCTGCCAAGCCAAGAAAATAAAATCTTTACATTTGCGTGATTTTTGTGTAAAATAGAAGCATGTTGCGATACAATTAGCTGGTCATCGACGAAGCAAAGGCTTCCTGTCGAATGAGGGAGATGCACATGATGAAACCTTTTAAAGTCGTGATGGTCTTGGCGGCAGTCGCTCTGCTGATGCCCTTGGCGGAGGCGGTGCCCCCGGCCTATGAAGGGCCTATGGGCAATCCGGAAGAACCTGCCTTGCGCGTTATCAAATGGCCTTGGCTCGGGTTGCGCAAATTGGTATACCATACCCACAACGGTTTAAAAGAAGGGATCCAATGGAGCCCTATCGAATCGATCGATGAAGGCGTCGGCGGCGCCGTACACGGTACGGGCATTCTTGTCGACCATACCGCCCGCGGCATGATCTACCAAAAGCTGCCCCCCAAAGCGCCGTTGAAACCGGGTCCCAGCTATGAATGTTGGGCGATGCGGTATATCGAAATGGAAACGAACACAGGACAGCCCCCACAAGTTCAAGAGGTACCCGCCGCTTGTCCGTGCTGTGCAGCCCAATTGCCGCCTCCTGAAGGCGGTCCGTATCTCGCCTTTAAAGAAGACGAGCCGGCACGCTTCAAAGTGCAGCGCCGCTATGTGGGCGCGCGTACAGCACAGCGAGACCGTAACTATGCGAGCCGCAAGAATCTCTTGAAACTGGCGCGCTAATCTTATTATGAAATAAAAAGAGGGCACTGATGAGGATAATCTTTGTCAGTGCCCTTGTTCTTTTTGTGTGCCCGTTTAGAGCCCGTTATTTTATTACAATCTCTTTATTCTTGCGCGACGATTCATAAATCGCGTCAATTATTTTTTGGATGCGCAGCGACTCTTCCGGTTTTACCATGACCTCTTTATCCGATTGTACGCACTCGCAGAAGTGTCGAATCTCGCGGCGGTGTCCGTCTTCCGGATCCAGCCAGTCCCACGTGGTGCGGTTCAGTGAGGAATGATCAGCGCTGAAAAAGCCTAAAGGATTTATGCCGATACCGCCTTTATCTCCCAAGATATACAGGTTTTCAATTTCATCGTGGGTGTTCGCCGCCCAAGAAACGGACATGGTCATGGTAAGCCCTTTTTCAAAACGGATCAGTGCCACGGCGTAGTCTTCCACATCGAATTCTTGGTGAGGATAGGGTACGCCCCAGTCCGCGTTAAAGAGATCAGTACGGTCCCCAAATTTGCGATAGACTTTGCCCGACGCAGCGACCGGTACCGGGCTGCCCATCAGCCAAATGCACAGATCCATCATGTGCACGCCAATATCGATCAGCGGACCGCCCAGCGATTCTTTTTTCAGATGAAACTTGCCCCAACCGGGGATACCGCGGCGACGCAGCCATTTGGTCTCCGCTGTGTAAATATCACCCAACGCGCCGCTGTCCACCACCTCTTTTAGTTTTTCGGCACGTGCCTCAAAACGCATATGTTGCGCCACCATCAGTTTCCGCTTGTTTTTGCGTGCAGCGGCAATCATCGCCTCGCATTCTTTGCTGTTCATGGCCATGGGCTTTTCCACCAGCACATGAGCCCCTTTTTCGAGGGCGGCAATTGTGGCAGGGGCGTGGACACGGTTTTGCGTGCACACATCAATGATGTCGAAATCCACAGCAGCAAGCATCTTTTTATAATCGGCGTAGGCTTTGGCTTGGGCACATTTTGCCGCTTCTTCTTCTCTGCGTTCGCGAATGAGATCGCAGATCCCGAGAATTTCCACCTGACCTTCCGCTTCCAATTCACGCCAATAAGGGAGATGTTGTTCTTGCGCAATGGCGCCGGAGCCGATCAACCCTACTTTCAAAACTTCTTTACGTGGGGGCATCAATAATTTCCTTCCTTTTAAACAGGGAATTGCATGGTTTGCCGAGAACCTATGTCAAAGGTATCAAAGAGCAGGCGGAGCCCGAAGATATCGGATCCCCATAGCATCTTAGTGGCGACAAGTATGTAAAATAAAGGGATAAAAAATCAAATGACGTGTCCTAATTCTTTGGCGCGGCAGGACATTATGAAAGGGCACTGATTTCAAAAAATCAGTAGCGCGATTATACGGATAAAAAGGTATATTCGCATAATGTTTTTATTGACACAGCACATTGAAAAATAAAGGAAGTCATGATAGACTTGAATAGGATAGACCTTGTGCACGGACCAGGCAACTACATGAATGTGTCACAATAAAAGAGCCTTCTCTGCATGGTACAATAAGCTGATAACAAAGAGAGATGAAGACACTATGCATTCTTATACAGGACGAATCGCGACCTACAGCATGATCATTGCAAGTATTGTTCTCGCTTGGAACAGTAGCGCCGATGCAGCATTTGCGAACGATAAAAGCGTTGCTATCTTTATTTATACCTTTGAAGAATTGCAGCGAATTGGCAATGATCCTGCCTACCCTCTAAACGGTACTTATGCGCTGATGGACGATATTGACGCTTCGGCAAGCACCGCGTGGGATGATGGCTTGGGATTTGCGCCAATAGGCAAAGCGAGTGCCCCATTCACAGGCAGCTTCTACGGAATGGGCCGTGTCATAAGCGGGCTCTTTATTAATAGGCCAACCCAGGATAATGTCGGACTTTTCGGCTATATAACGGAAACGGCTTTTATCGAAAATGCCTTTCTCACCAACGCTTCCATTTCCGGCAAGAACAATGTGGGCGCCTTGGTAGGGGCGAACTGGGGTGGATTTGTTGGGTTCTGCAACGCCACCGCGGTGGTTACAGGCGCCTGGAAAGCACGTTACGTAGGCGGTCTCATCGGCAGCAATGCCGGCGTTGTAGATGGATGTTTCTCCTTGGGCGAAGTGGTCGTCGGCGAAGAATCATGGTATGTAGGAGGGCTTATTGGTCAAAACTATGGGGATGTCGTATACAGCTATAGCGCCGTTACGGTCAATAGCGGTGACAAGTCGCAGTATGTGGGCGGACTCATCGGCAATAAACGGAGCGGCAACCTTTACGCATGTTATGCCACGGGCACTGTTACGGGCGGGCGCTATGTAGGCGGACTTGTCGGCTATAATGAGGATGACGCTGTGAACGCCTCTTATGCTGATGCCTTGATTCACGGAGTGACTTTTGTCGGCGGACTCATCGGGCGTAACATGGATCGGCTGACTACCAGCTACGCGAGGAGTGACATAGCCGATGCCGCCACCTATTTAGGAGGGCTGGTAGGCTACAACGACGGCATGGTTGACGCTTGTTACTCCTGCGGAACCGTTCCCAACGGTAACCAATCGGGCGGCTTGATCGGCGTCAACGGTTCCGGCAAAATACAAAAAAGTTTTTGGGATAAAGATACCAGCGGACGCAGCACTAGTGCCGGCGGCGTCGGGCTGTTAACGGTCGAAATGCAGCGCTTGGCATTCTTTCAAAACGCAGGTTGGAACAGTTATGGATGGGTCATGATTGAGGGAGAATATCCGCGGCTGTCTTGGGAAGGTTTTGATTGGCCCTCCATCCCCGAAGTTGTCCTACCCTATGACGGCAGCGGAACAGAAGCCGATCCTTATGTAATCGCAACGACAGACGATTTTGTGCAGCTTTTTCACCATTCAGGGATCATGAATTCCCATTTAAAACTGACGGCTGATTTGGATCTCAATGGGCATACACTGACGCCCATTGGCGACGGAGGCATCGGCTTCGGCGGCGTTTTTGATGGAGGTGGGCATGTGTTGCGCAATGGAACTATTTATATGCCCGACAATAACAATGTGGGCCTATTTACCATGCTTGCAGAAAAAGGACTCGTCTACGATTTACACGCAGAAAATCTTAGGGTTACCGGGAAAAATGGGGTTGGCGGACTGGTCGGTGTGAATCTGGGACGTGTGATAGGCTGCAGCGTTGATGGCAACATTACGGGAAACAATGAGGTGGGCGGCTTGATCGGCAACAATTACGGCGGCATCATCACCAGCCACGCCAAGGGACAGGTCACAGGTGCATATGCATCTGCCTCTATAGGCGGGCTCATCGGGCAAAGCTGGGAGGGCATTGCCATTGCCTGTTATGCAAAAAACAAAGTGAGTGGCGAGGACTACGCGCGGTATTTGGGTGGACTCGTCGGATACAATTATGGCTCTAAAGTGACTGATTGCTACGCCACGGGAGAGGTGAGCGGCGGCACAAACAGCGTGGGTATCGGCGGACTTGTGGGGCTCAACTATAATGGCGTTCTCATCGACTGCTACGCCATTGGCCGCGTAACCGGTGTGGAACCCAACAGTACCGGCGGGCTTGTATCACTGAATACGGGAGGCTCTGTGCAAGCGTGTTATTGGGATGTGAACAAGACATTGCAGAGCGTAAGTGCCGGCGGCGAAGGGCGTAGTTCCGGAGATATGACAACTCCTTATGGATCGAATATTTACACCCATTGGAAATTTGACGACCGCTGGGCCCACGACTCGACATACACCATTAATAACGGCTACCCCTACATTCGTGAAGATGCCGTCGTTCCCGACGAAGAATGGATTAGCTTCTTTCCCGACGAGGGCGAAGGTGAAGAGGAGGGCGAAGGCGAGGATGAAGGTGAGGGCGAGGATGAGGATGAAGGCGAGGGTGAAGGTGGAGGTCATGGGCTGGAAGGGGATGTTGCGCCCAGACACGGCGGAGATGGAATTATCAAGGTAAATGACTGGGTACAGGCAATGCGTTTTTATGTAGGTTTGGACACACCTGAGCCCGGTTTAGAATTTCAACAGCTCGATTGCGCTCCACGCGAAACCCGCGGTGACGGAAAAATCACTATCACCGACTGTGTTCAGATCGGCCGTTTCGCCACAGGATTGGATAAACCTAAACGCGCCGCCGGTCCCACAGAACCCGTCGTTGAAAATAAAGAATAGCTCTGCGCATCCCATGCTTCAATAAAGACGTGACAAAGCAATAGTCTTTGTTATATTCAAGTCGAATTATTCATTTTATTCAAAATATGGAGACTGTGCAGCAGGCGTCCTTTTCCTCGTGGCTGG harbors:
- a CDS encoding efflux RND transporter permease subunit codes for the protein MKQFFTIFVKNRVYANIMVLFAVVCGFWALKYLPRETFPDIRMDTIRVTVFWPGADPAEVEEAISCKIEEAIEGVEGIKNYHTLSNEHFCIANIEILEGFDIDKVKDEVRTAVDTITTFPPDAERPVVEEFLIRVQALLLAVTCPDLSTAALQDYAKQVKDELIALPSISQVKLVQRDREIIIEVSEERLREYGITFEQVAMVIKANSLNAPGGTIRTEGEHIRLRTLGRNYTSEDFAGIVVLSRPEGYHITLDRI
- a CDS encoding Gfo/Idh/MocA family oxidoreductase is translated as MPPRKEVLKVGLIGSGAIAQEQHLPYWRELEAEGQVEILGICDLIRERREEEAAKCAQAKAYADYKKMLAAVDFDIIDVCTQNRVHAPATIAALEKGAHVLVEKPMAMNSKECEAMIAAARKNKRKLMVAQHMRFEARAEKLKEVVDSGALGDIYTAETKWLRRRGIPGWGKFHLKKESLGGPLIDIGVHMMDLCIWLMGSPVPVAASGKVYRKFGDRTDLFNADWGVPYPHQEFDVEDYAVALIRFEKGLTMTMSVSWAANTHDEIENLYILGDKGGIGINPLGFFSADHSSLNRTTWDWLDPEDGHRREIRHFCECVQSDKEVMVKPEESLRIQKIIDAIYESSRKNKEIVIK